From the genome of Diabrotica virgifera virgifera chromosome 8, PGI_DIABVI_V3a:
aatcttataattacaataatgattacaacattgttgactcttttcaatttagtgaatttattaatgacttgaagctaccacatggttatattttggtgagttttgatgtagtttcactttttactaaccttcccttggctagtgtccttacttcactaagaaatcattggaatattatccaacctaattctccagtttcctgggaagtgtttgcagaattgctccaattagtgtttgacactaattttttggtcttcaacgacaaattttatttacaaatttttgggacaccaatgggttcctcgatttcacccatcctagtgaattatgttttggatgatttagtttctgaccggctgggttatttagattttcaagttccttttgttaaacgttatgtggacgacctattactagccttaccaccagacaagactcaggccaccttatccatcttcaatgggtttgatcctcacttgcagttcacatgtgaactcgaggaccccaacaaccagagtatccccttcttggacatgcgtgtcactagaagtggagataacacactctgtacaagctggtataggaaaccaatggcctctaataggtttctcaactaccattcttgtcatccttttaaatataaaataaatcttattaaagctttaagctgcaggctacataggttgacacatccggttaatcgaagggaatcccttctgttactcagaagtatattggtagataattcctacccttcatcccttatcaataaatttcttttttcccaaagttacggttcttctctgaacgacatacccaatggtgaccaacttagatcaatatcgaataatactgttaacatcacaattctgcctactactaatcttgggactcctgtttcccagttttcttcacttccttattttcctcaggttactgataaacttattaaactatataaaaataataatattcctgttaagattgcaattaagaacgcaagatcagtcagaaatttgttctctaagactaaaacacccttgtcccctttggaacaggttaatgtggtctaccacataccttgtgctgaatgtgactATCCATGTAGTCCATGGGGAACTACCAGTGAAAAAGCTTAAGAGATGGACCAATCTGACCGAAAAACTAGCTACAGCTGAAGCAAGAAGAACTTTCCTTCTAGAGTGCAGGAGAACCAAGAAAATTCCTAGATTTATCACAGACACCACTTCTAACATACTTACTACTACCACAGGAACCCACGATCACACACTCCAACGCAGGAGCCAGGCTCTTAATAGACAGGTGAgggcacgattacttaatttccaTATATCGAAGGTTCATTCAgatattaaattcatttttggTCAAATAAATAATGTCACTGATTTCTTAGATCACACTTTACCTGCATCTTTGTTAGATAGGTTTGAGACCTCTTTACACAAgaaatttaatttcgtttataataaaACTATTTTACATCTTCAGAGTAAGCTTGATAAATTGGGTACACCAGACTTCCACAAAATTCCATTTAATCCTAATTGGATAAAGAATCTTTCTAATGTGGATGTTCCTCAAAATATTCTAAAGTTATTATCTTTGGGCCCTAAATTTGGTCTGGAACCTACCTTCAAAGATTATTCAATCAGTAGGACCCTTGCAGATGTGGAAAATATATTGTCTCATGCAGACAATGCTGATCTTCTTTCCCTAAGGTCATCTTCTAACAACATTCTGTTGAATTATACCAACCGCCCTAGGCAATCCATTTCTGAAATTGATAAGATTTATAGGGAAACGGTATCGTTTTTAAAAACCCACCCTAATCTTCTCGTTCTCACCAGTGACAAAGGCAATGCCACTGTTCTTATGGATAAAGATCAATACATCAGCCTCAGTCAATCATTGTTAGATGACGTTAGGTATTACCAACCTCTTACTTCAAAcccctgttcaaaattttctaacaaaattaataaattcattactcatttaaaaaatattaagatcatagatcaaactttagctaagtcattacataattatgatggttatgctccaagattttattgtctgCCCAAAATTCACAAGCCCACATTGAGCATGAGGCCTATTGTTTCCTCAATTAATTCACCTAATATACATATTGCTAAATTTTTGACTGATATCTTGTCAAaatcttataattacaataatgattacaacattgttgactcttttcaatttagtgaatttattaatgacttgaagctaccacatggttatattttggtgagttttgatgtagtttcactttttactaaccttcccttggctagtgtccttacttcactaagaaatcattggaatattatccaacctaattctccagtttcctgggaagtgtttgcagaattgctccaattagtgtttgacactaattttttggtcttcaacgacaaattttatttacaaatttttgggacaccaatgggttcctcgatttcacccatcctagtgaattatgttttggatgatttagtttctgaccggctgggttatttagattttcaagttccttttgttaaacgttatgtggacgacctattactagccttaccaccagacaagactcaggccaccttatccatcttcaatgggtttgatcctcacttgcagttcacatgtgaactcgaggaccccaacaaccagagtatccccttcttggacatgcgtgtcactagaagtggagataacacactctgtacaagctggtataggaaaccaatggcctctaataggtttctcaactaccattcttgtcatccttttaaatataaaataaatcttattaaagctttaagctgcaggctacataggttgacacatccggttaatcgaagggaatcccttctgttactcagaagtatattggtagataattcctacccttcatcccttatcaataaatttcttttttcccaaagttacggttcttctctgaacgacatacccaatggtgaccaacttagatcaatatcgaataatactgttaacatcacaattctgcctactactaatcttgggactcctgtttcccagttttcttcacttccttattttcctcaggttactgataaacttattaaactatataaaaataataatattcctgttaagattgcaattaagaacgcaagatcagtcagaaatttgttctctaagactaaaacacccttgtcccctttggaacaggttaatgtggtctaccacataccttgtgctgaatgtgacgcatgttatgtagggcaaacaaagcgagctttaaaatcacgtttaatttcacaccgtagtgatatcaatttgaaaaaaccaacttgtgccttagcccaacatgcaatagatacaaaacataaggtggactttgatgaagccaagatcctttgcaatgaacgcaacctgtcgaaaagacagttcttagagatgtgtttcatattaaaaacctctaatgtacttaacaagagaactgacatcagtaacttgagtcaaatataccatgcattgattttgcagaattagttggtattattacactcaaattattatattgtaaaaaagtttttgtggttttcaggcttttcccacttcttttaatattgatcttgcggaatcagtagatgttattacacttaaattattttattgtaaaaaagtttttggtggttttttcaagcttttcccacttttttttttgataataacagttacttaatagattgaacaatttaaaattttccataggataaaattttgcattattgatattaattataaattacaatttgctaaactgatttataaattttcttaaattattgcatattttttcttgcattttgagctgcgatatatgggagttatactattgtactatcttatatattcGTTAGTAACTGGatgaccagtactaacgtaggcacttttccatataattgtgtgaagtgccctcacttgtttaaaataaactgtgattcttgtctacgaggtataaggtacatcccttgattacttcttgatattactttcactttttaaacacttttataactgttttaaatacatcaatttaaattttaccgcgctgcgctgcagttgtcagtcactctttgttataaaattttttaaaggttgcctgcctcttggcgagatgtcagtttacacctgataattcaaactccattttcttttgtgtgtccgttgggctaggatgacctgctggtaactattcaactttaaattttcgaagttgcatattagcactatattcatttaatgatgttgcctaaggttaaaatgaagtatgcttaaacactactaaatttttggaagtgtgaatctggttttttcttggttcattcttgacttcggaaaaaaaagcaagccagcttttttccacttgttttttatatgtgactgttaccacatggtcttgtctttggctgtactaaagtttttaaatattaactatacacttaaatgttacatacttatacattacattggttcatggataaggtttttttcactatgtacatcttatcttttgctacatgtctttttaaggtaacgctagtgcttttttacctctcttttggatgttgtttcttataacactctttttgtagatgaactgatgatgtctactgagcagtagacgaaacgtcttcaataaatagatgaagtagctgaattctttgtctcttttttcacccacttgaccgataaaaccctacacttacgagtgctcctttgttatattggaattgacggtcgtactcctttatgatgTCTTCTGTTACAGAGGGTTTTTACGCTAATACCAGGCGCATCCATGGGGAACTACCAGTGAAAAAGCTTAAGAGATGGACCAATCTGACCGAAAAACTAGCTACAGCTGAAGCAAGAAGAACTTTCCTTCTAGAGTGCAGGAGAACCAAGAAAATTCCTAGATTTATCACAGACACCACTTCTAACATACTTACTACTACCACAGGAACCCACGATCACACACTCCAACGCAGGAGCCAGGCTCTTAATAGACAGGTGAgggcacgattacttaatttccaTATATCGAAGGTTCATTCAgatattaaattcatttttggTCAAATAAATAATGTCACTGATTTCTTAGATCACACTTTACCTGCATCTTTGTTAGATAGGTTTGAGACCTCTTTACACAAgaaatttaatttcgtttataataaaACTATTTTACATCTTCAGAGTAAGCTTGATAAATTGGGTACACCAGACTTCCACAAAATTCCATTTAATCCTAATTGGATAAAGAATCTTTCTAATGTGGATGTTCCTCAAAATATTCTAAAGTTATTATCTTTGGGCCCTAAATTTGGTCTGGAACCTACCTTCAAAGATTATTCAATCAGTAGGACCCTTGCAGATGTGGAAAATATATTGTCTCATGCAGACAATGCTGATCTTCTTTCCCTAAGGTCATCTTCTAACAACATTCTGTTGAATTATACCAACCGCCCTAGGCAATCCATTTCTGAAATTGATAAGATTTATAGGGAAACGGTATCGTTTTTAAAAACCCACCCTAATCTTCTCGTTCTCACCAGTGACAAAGGCAATGCCACTGTTCTTATGGATAAAGATCAATACATCAGCCTCAGTCAATCATTGTTAGATGACGTTAGGTATTACCAACCTCTTACTTCAAAcccctgttcaaaattttctaacaaaattaataaattcattactcatttaaaaaatattaagatcatagatcaaactttagctaagtcattacataattatgatggttatgctccaagattttattgtctgCCCAAAATTCACAAGCCCACATTGAGCATGAGGCCTATTGTTTCCTCAATTAATTCACCTAATATACATATTGCTAAATTTTTGACTGATATCTTGTCAAaatcttataattacaataatgattacaacattgttgactcttttcaatttagtgaatttattaatgacttgaagctaccacatggttatattttggtgagttttgatgtagtttcactttttactaaccttcccttggctagtgtccttacttcactaagaaatcattggaatattatccaacctaattctccagtttcctgggaagtgtttgcagaattgctccaattagtgtttgacactaattttttggtcttcaacgacaaattttatttacaaatttttgggacaccaatgggttcctcgatttcacccatcctagtgaattatgttttggatgatttagtttctgaccggctgggttatttagattttcaagttccttttgttaaacgttatgtggacgacctattactagccttaccaccagacaagactcaggccaccttatccatcttcaatgggtttgatcctcacttgcagttcacatgtgaactcgaggaccccaacaaccagagtatccccttcttggacatgcgtgtcactagaagtggagataacacactctgtacaagctggtataggaaaccaatggcctctaataggtttctcaactaccattcttgtcatccttttaaatataaaataaatcttattaaagctttaagctgcaggctacataggttgacacatccggttaatcgaagggaatcccttctgttactcagaagtatattggtagataattcctacccttcatcccttatcaataaatttcttttttcccaaagttacggttcttctctgaacgacatacccaatggtgaccaacttagatcaatatcgaataatactgttaacatcacaattctgcctactactaatcttgggactcctgtttcccagttttcttcacttccttattttcctcaggttactgataaacttattaaactatataaaaataataatattcctgttaagattgcaattaagaacgcaagatcagtcagaaatttgttctctaagactaaaacacccttgtcccctttggaacaggttaatgtggtctaccacataccttgtgctgaatgtgacgcatgttatgtagggcaaacaaagcgagctttaaaatcacgtttaatttcacaccgtagtgatatcaatttgaaaaaaccaacttgtgccttagcccaacatgcaatagatacaaaacataaggtggactttgatgaagccaagatcctttgcaatgaacgcaacctgtcgaaaagacagttcttagagatgtgtttcatattaaaaacctctaatgtacttaacaagagaactgacatcagtaacttgagtcaaatataccatgcattgattttgcagaattagttggtattattacactcaaattattatattgtaaaaaagtttttgtggttttcaggcttttcccacttcttttaatattgatcttgcggaatcagtagatgttattacacttaaattattttattgtaaaaaagtttttggtggttttttcaagcttttcccacttttttttttgataataacagttacttaatagattgaacaatttaaaattttccataggataaaattttgcattattgatattaattataaattacaatttgctaaactgatttataaattttcttaaattattgcatattttttcttgcattttgagctgcgatatatgggagttatactattgtactatcttatatattcGTTAGTAACTGGatgaccagtactaacgtaggcacttttccatataattgtgtgaagtgccctcacttgtttaaaataaactgtgattcttgtctacgaggtataaggtacatcccttgattacttcttgatattactttcactttttaaacacttttataactgttttaaatacatcaatttaaattttaccgcgctgcgctgcagttgtcagtcactctttgttataaaattttttaaaggttgcctgcctcttggcgagatgtcagtttacacctgataattcaaactccattttcttttgtgtgtccgttgggctaggatgacctgctggtaactattcaactttaaattttcgaagttgcatattagcactatattcatttaatgatgttgcctaaggttaaaatgaagtatgcttaaacactactaaatttttggaagtgtgaatctggttttttcttggttcattcttgacttcggaaaaaaaagcaagccagcttttttccacttgttttttatatgtgactgttaccacatggtcttgtctttggctgtactaaagtttttaaatattaactatacacttaaatgttacatacttatacattacattggttcatggataaggttttttttcactatgtacatcttatcttttgctacatgtctttttaaggtaacgctagtgcttttttacctctcttttggatgttgtttcttataacactctttttgtagatgaactgatgatgtctactgagcagtagacgaaacgtcttcaataaatagatgaagtagctgaattctttgtctcttttttcacccacttgaccgataaaaccctacacttacgagtgctcctttgttatattggaattgacggtcgtactcctttatgatgTCTTCTGTTACAGAGGGTTTTTACGCTAATACCAGGCGCATCCATGGGGAACTACCAGTGAAAAAGCTTAAGAGATGGACCAATCTGACCGAAAAACTAGCTACAGCTGAAGCAAGAAGAACTTTCCTTCTAGAGTGCAGGAGAACCAAGAAAATTCCTAGATTTATCACAGACACCACTTCTAACATACTTACTACTACCACAGGAACCCACGATCACACACTCCAACGCAGGAGCCAGGCTCTTAATAGACAGGTGAgggcacgattacttaatttccaTATATCGAAGGTTCATTCAgatattaaattcatttttggTCAAATAAATAATGTCACTGATTTCTTAGATCACACTTTACCTGCATCTTTGTTAGATAGGTTTGAGACCTCTTTACACAAgaaatttaatttcgtttataataaaACTATTTTACATCTTCAGAGTAAGCTTGATAAATTGGGTACACCAGACTTCCACAAAATTCCATTTAATCCTAATTGGATAAAGAATCTTTCTAATGTGGATGTTCCTCAAAATATTCTAAAGTTATTATCTTTGGGCCCTAAATTTGGTCTGGAACCTACCTTCAAAGATTATTCAATCAGTAGGACCCTTGCAGATGTGGAAAATATATTGTCTCATGCAGACAATGCTGATCTTCTTTCCCTAAGGTCATCTTCTAACAACATTCTGTTGAATTATACCAACCGCCCTAGGCAATCCATTTCTGAAATTGATAAGATTTATAGGGAAACGGTATCGTTTTTAAAAACCCACCCTAATCTTCTCGTTCTCACCAGTGACAAAGGCAATGCCACTGTTCTTATGGATAAAGATCAATACATCAGCCTCAGTCAATCATTGTTAGATGACGTTAGGTATTACCAACCTCTTACTTCAAAcccctgttcaaaattttctaacaaaattaataaattcattactcatttaaaaaatattaagatcatagatcaaactttagctaagtcattacataattatgatggttatgctccaagattttattgtctgCCCAAAATTCACAAGCCCACATTGAGCATGAGGCCTATTGTTTCCTCAATTAATTCACCTAATATACATATTGCTAAATTTTTGACTGATATCTTGTCAAaatcttataattacaataatgattacaacattgttgactcttttcaatttagtgaatttattaatgacttgaagctaccacatggttatattttggtgagttttgatgtagtttcactttttactaaccttcccttggctagtgtccttacttcactaagaaatcattggaatattatccaacctaattctccagtttcctgggaagtgtttgcagaattgctccaattagtgtttgacactaattttttggtcttcaacgacaaattttatttacaaatttttgggacaccaatgggttcctcgatttcacccatcctagtgaattatgttttggatgatttagtttctgaccggctgggttatttagattttcaagttccttttgttaaacgttatgtggacgacctattactagccttaccaccagacaagactcaggccaccttatccatcttcaatgggtttgatcctcacttgcagttcacatgtgaactcgaggaccccaacaaccagagtatccccttcttggacatgcgtgtcactagaagtggagataacacactctgtacaagctggtataggaaaccaatggcctctaataggtttctcaactaccattcttgtcatccttttaaatataaaataaatcttattaaagctttaagctgcaggctacataggttgacacatccggttaatcgaagggaatcccttctgttactcagaagtatattggtagataattcctacccttcatcccttatcaataaatttcttttttcccaaagttacggttcttctctgaacgacatacccaatggtgaccaacttagatcaatatcgaataatactgttaacatcacaattctgcctactactaatcttgggactcctgtttcccagttttcttcacttccttattttcctcaggttactgataaacttattaaactatataaaaataataatattcctgttaagattgcaattaagaacgcaagatcagtcagaaatttgttctctaagactaaaacacccttgtcccctttggaacaggttaatgtggtctaccacataccttgtgctgaatgtgacgcatgttatgtagggcaaacaaagcgagctttaaaatcacgtttaatttcacaccgtagtgatatcaatttgaaaaaaccaacttgtgccttagcccaacatgcaatagatacaaaacataaggtggactttgatgaagccaagatcctttgcaatgaacgcaacctgtcgaaaagacagttcttagagatgtgtttcatattaaaaacctctaatgtacttaacaagagaactgacatcagtaacttgagtcaaatataccatgcattgattttgcagaattagttggtattattacactcaaattattatattgtaaaaaagtttttgtggttttcaggcttttcccacttcttttaatattgatcttgcggaatcagtagatgttattacacttaaattattttattgtaaaaaagtttttggtggttttttcaagcttttcccacttttttttttgataataacagttacttaatagattgaacaatttaaaattttccataggataaaattttgcattattgatattaattataaattacaatttgctaaactgatttataaattttcttaaattattgcatattttttcttgcattttgagctgcgatatatgggagttatactattgtactatcttatatattcGTTAGTAACTGGatgaccagtactaacgtaggcacttttccatataattgtgtgaagtgccctcacttgtttaaaataaactgtgattcttgtctacgaggtataaggtacatcccttgattacttcttgatattactttcactttttaaacacttttataactgttttaaatacatcaatttaaattttaccgcgctgcgctgcagttgtcagtcactctttgttataaaattttttaaaggttgcctgcctcttggcgagatgtcagtttacacctgataattcaaactccattttcttttgtgtgtccgttgggctaggatgacctgctggtaactattcaactttaaattttcgaagttgcatattagcactatattcatttaatgatgttgcctaaggttaaaatgaagtatgcttaaacactactaaatttttggaagtgtgaatctggttttttcttggttcattcttgacttcggaaaaaaaagcaagccagcttttttccacttgttttttatatgtgactgttaccacatggtcttgtctttggctgtactaaagtttttaaatattaactatacacttaaatgttacatacttatacattacattggttcatggataaggttttttttactatgtacatcttatcttttgctacatgtctttttaaggtaacgctagtgcttttttacctctcttttggatgttgtttcttataacactctttttgtagatgaactgatgatgtctactgagcagtagacgaaacgtcttcaataaatagatgaagtagctgaattctttgtctcttttttcacccacttgaccgataaaaccctacacttacgagtgctcctttgttatattggaattgacggtcgtactcctttatgatgTCTTCTGTTACAGAGGGTTTTTACGCTAATACCAGGCGCATCCATGGGGAACTACCAGTGAAAAAGCTTAAGAGATGGACCAATCTGACCGAAAAACTAGCTACAGCTGAAGCAAGAAGAACTTTCCTTCTAGAGTGCAGGAGAACCAAGAAAATTCCTAGATTTATCACAGACACCACTTCTAACATACTTACTACTACCACAGGAACCCACGATCACACACTCCAACGCAGGAGCCAGGCTCTTAATAGACAGGTGAgggcacgattacttaatttccaTATATCGAAGGTTCATTCAgatattaaattcatttttggTCAAATAAATAATGTCACTGATTTCTTAGATCACACTTTACCTGCATCTTTGTTAGATAGGTTTGAGACCTCTTTACACAAgaaatttaatttcgtttataataaaACTATTTTACATCTTCAGAGTAAGCTTGATAAATTGGGTACACCAGACTTCCACAAAATTCCATTTAATCCTAATTGGATAAAGAATCTTTCTAATGTGGATGTTCCTCAAAATATTCTAAAGTTATTATCTTTGGGCCCTAAATTTGGTCTGGAACCTACCTTCAAAGATTATTCAATCAGTAGGACCCTTGCAGATGTGGAAAATATATTGTCTCATGCAGACAATGCTGATCTTCTTTCCCTAAGGTCATCTTCTAACAACATTCTGTTGAATTATACCAACCGCCCTAGGCAATCCATTTCTGAAATTGATAAGATTTATAGGGAAACGGTATCGTTTTTAAAAACCCACCCTAATCTTCTCGTTCTCACCAGTGACAAAGGCAATGCCACTGTTCTTATGGATAAAGATCAATACATCAGCCTCAGTCAATCATTGTTAGATGACGTTAGGTATTACCAACCTCTTACTTCAAAcccctgttcaaaattttctaacaaaattaataaattcattactcatttaaaaaatattaagatcatagatcaaactttagctaagtcattacataattatgatggttatgctccaagattttattgtctgCCCAAAATTCACAAGCCCACATTGAGCATGAGGCCTATTGTTTCCTCAATTAATTCACCTAATATACATATTGCTAAATTTTTGACTGATATCTTGTCAAaatcttataattacaataatgattacaacattgttgactcttttcaatttagtgaatttattaatgacttgaagctaccacatggttatattttggtgagttttgatgtagtttcactttttactaaccttcccttggctagtgtccttacttcactaagaaatcattggaatattatccaacccaattctccagtttcctgggaagtgtttgcagaattgctccaattagtgtttgacactaattttttggtcttcaacgacaaattttatttacaaatttttgggacaccaatgggttcctcgatttcacccatcctagtgaattatgttttggatgatt
Proteins encoded in this window:
- the LOC126889919 gene encoding uncharacterized protein LOC126889919 isoform X7, translated to MMSSVTEGFYANTRRIHGELPVKKLKRWTNLTEKLATAEARRTFLLECRRTKKIPRFITDTTSNILTTTTGTHDHTLQRRSQALNRQRVFTLIPGASMGNYQ
- the LOC126889919 gene encoding uncharacterized protein LOC126889919 isoform X2: MVTNLDQYRIILLTSQFCLLLILGLLFPSFLHFLIFLRLLINLLNYIKIIIFLLRLQLRTQDQSEICSLRLKHPCPLWNRLMWSTTYLVLNVTIHVVHGELPVKKLKRWTNLTEKLATAEARRTFLLECRRTKKIPRFITDTTSNILTTTTGTHDHTLQRRSQALNRQRVFTLIPGASMGNYQ